One part of the Parabacteroides distasonis ATCC 8503 genome encodes these proteins:
- the feoB gene encoding ferrous iron transport protein B, which translates to MRLSELRTGDKGVIVKVMGRGAFRKRIIEMGFIRGKEVIVIQNAPLKDPIHYRVMGYDVSLRRSDAALIEVVSAADFEKEQATSVQDTNRSADSFILPSGNELQAIALHKGKTINVALVGNPNCGKTSLFNFASGAHEHVGNYSGVTVDAKEGTFQQNGYTFRIVDLPGTYSLSAYTPEELYVRKHLNEEQPDVVINVIDASNLERNLYLTAQLIDMDVRMVIALNMYDELERHGNKFDHESLAKMIGAPIIPTVSKTGFGIEDLFNRVIKVYEEEDPVIRHIHINYGESLEKGISNVRKTLKNSVDIPKSLSKRYLSIKLLEGDREIETFIKTLPGAETIFQERDRNTALIEKLLQEDCETAFTNARYGFISGALRETYEQNMIKEATSTQIIDLFVTHKVLGFPIFILFMWIMFEATFRLGGYPMEWIEALVEVIGNFVRNHMSEGPLKDLLVDGIIGGVGGVIVFLPNILILYMFISFMEDSGYMARAAFIMDKIMHKMGLHGKSFIPLVMGFGCNVPAIMASRTIESRNSRMITMLVNPLMSCSARLPVYVLLTGAFFPKNASFVLLALYVSGILLAVIMARLFKRFLFNEEDVPFVMELPPYRMPTGKSIMIHMWEKAKQYLHKMGGIILVASIIIWFLGYFPRHSESGDQFDRQIAEIENTELDSQEKTDTIEELERLKAIDHQQNSYIGRIGQTIQPILAPLGFDWKMSVSLLTGMAAKEVVVSTLSVLYTGNADDDSQALSERLKQDRNAEGNLVFTPLIAISLMLFVLIYFPCIATISAIVNESGSWKWGIFVIIYTCVLAWIVSFIVYQTGNFFVGLFS; encoded by the coding sequence ATGAGATTATCAGAACTTCGCACAGGCGATAAAGGTGTTATAGTAAAGGTAATGGGTCGCGGAGCTTTCCGCAAACGCATTATCGAGATGGGATTTATCAGAGGGAAAGAAGTGATCGTTATACAAAACGCTCCGCTCAAAGACCCTATTCACTATCGTGTAATGGGATATGATGTCTCATTGCGACGCTCGGACGCCGCATTGATCGAAGTCGTTAGCGCGGCGGATTTCGAGAAGGAACAAGCTACCTCGGTACAAGATACGAACAGGAGTGCAGACTCTTTTATCCTGCCTTCCGGCAATGAATTGCAAGCCATCGCATTACATAAAGGAAAAACAATTAACGTAGCCTTGGTTGGTAATCCGAACTGCGGAAAGACCTCTCTTTTCAATTTCGCATCCGGAGCACATGAGCATGTGGGTAACTATAGCGGCGTGACCGTAGATGCCAAGGAAGGAACCTTCCAACAGAATGGCTATACATTCCGCATCGTAGATTTACCGGGTACTTACTCCCTATCCGCTTACACGCCGGAAGAATTATACGTGCGTAAGCATTTGAATGAAGAGCAACCAGACGTGGTGATCAATGTTATCGACGCATCCAATCTGGAGCGAAACCTATATTTGACCGCCCAACTGATCGATATGGACGTTCGCATGGTAATCGCCTTAAACATGTATGATGAGCTGGAACGCCATGGTAATAAATTCGATCATGAGTCCTTAGCGAAAATGATCGGGGCACCGATTATCCCGACCGTAAGTAAAACAGGCTTTGGCATAGAGGATTTGTTTAACCGTGTAATCAAGGTATACGAAGAAGAAGATCCTGTCATCCGTCATATCCATATTAATTACGGAGAGTCTTTAGAGAAAGGGATCAGCAACGTTAGGAAGACCTTGAAAAATAGCGTGGATATACCCAAAAGCTTGTCAAAGCGCTATCTATCTATCAAGCTATTAGAGGGAGACCGGGAGATAGAGACATTTATAAAAACGCTGCCCGGTGCCGAAACGATCTTCCAAGAAAGAGACCGTAATACAGCCCTAATAGAAAAGTTATTGCAAGAGGATTGTGAGACCGCATTCACGAACGCACGCTATGGCTTTATTTCCGGAGCGTTGCGTGAGACTTACGAACAAAATATGATCAAAGAGGCAACGAGTACGCAGATCATCGATCTATTCGTCACGCATAAAGTCTTAGGCTTCCCTATCTTTATCCTATTCATGTGGATCATGTTCGAGGCCACTTTCCGTTTGGGAGGCTATCCGATGGAATGGATAGAGGCATTGGTCGAGGTGATCGGTAATTTCGTGCGCAACCATATGTCGGAAGGACCTTTGAAGGATCTTCTCGTGGATGGTATCATCGGTGGCGTGGGAGGTGTTATCGTGTTCCTGCCGAATATCTTGATTCTGTATATGTTCATATCGTTCATGGAAGACTCCGGATATATGGCACGTGCGGCTTTTATCATGGATAAGATCATGCATAAGATGGGACTGCATGGAAAGTCGTTCATCCCTTTAGTGATGGGATTCGGTTGTAATGTTCCTGCTATCATGGCCTCCCGTACGATAGAGAGCCGTAATAGCCGGATGATAACGATGTTGGTAAATCCGTTGATGAGCTGTAGCGCCCGCCTGCCGGTTTATGTATTGCTGACCGGGGCGTTTTTCCCGAAGAACGCCAGCTTTGTGTTATTAGCTTTATATGTATCCGGAATCTTGCTGGCAGTTATCATGGCCCGTCTTTTCAAACGCTTCCTGTTTAACGAGGAGGATGTTCCTTTCGTAATGGAACTCCCCCCCTACCGGATGCCTACCGGCAAATCCATCATGATCCATATGTGGGAGAAAGCGAAACAATACTTGCACAAGATGGGAGGTATCATCTTGGTCGCTTCTATCATCATCTGGTTCCTTGGGTATTTCCCCAGACATTCGGAGAGCGGAGATCAGTTTGATCGCCAGATAGCGGAGATCGAAAATACGGAGTTGGATTCTCAAGAAAAAACAGATACGATAGAGGAGTTAGAACGCTTGAAGGCAATCGACCACCAACAAAATTCGTATATCGGGCGTATCGGCCAGACGATTCAACCGATCTTGGCTCCTTTAGGATTCGATTGGAAAATGAGTGTAAGCCTACTTACCGGTATGGCGGCGAAAGAAGTTGTTGTCAGCACGTTAAGCGTATTATACACGGGGAATGCCGATGATGACAGCCAAGCCCTGTCGGAGCGTTTGAAGCAAGACCGTAACGCGGAAGGTAATTTGGTATTCACACCGCTCATAGCGATTAGCTTAATGCTTTTCGTCTTGATTTATTTTCCGTGCATAGCGACTATATCGGCTATTGTCAACGAGTCTGGCTCATGGAAATGGGGTATATTCGTTATCATTTATACTTGTGTCCTAGCATGGATCGTTTCTTTCATTGTTTATCAAACGGGGAATTTCTTTGTGGGTTTATTCAGCTAA
- a CDS encoding metallophosphoesterase family protein, with product MNNTALQIYALFILLILSVGCKDDWKNLNLRSGENEPFYWENNKLAAQRLAKIMYNKTDSGSYERFKIVHISDSHLSSWSPSNNYELPINLRQSIQFANQQELRINAITATGDFISIDKKKKAKEYMHSFIHYLYDENHVPTFICTGNHDSNSEEEIGSTFFYKNEINEILFANSNYSKNRNSAENYYYSDVANPQGGTIRFIALDMLDQPASQYNTLSYAYFSQKQIDWLINTALKNGMTDHHSVIILTHYPFQRRSVNNDTYLCDGDYVHSWNMIPEIIEAFRTRSLLEKVYPNQFNLDPINVKADFSDRKGEFVCYLGGHIHCNAYFDVTGLENESTELVPQKMILCTNQAPSEKGVVYNRVIREEDSLSSNSFCIYAVDTKEKKIYITYFGAYKPSNDCNYPEIHTISYN from the coding sequence ATGAATAACACGGCCTTACAAATATATGCCCTTTTTATCCTGCTGATCTTATCAGTAGGCTGTAAAGATGATTGGAAAAACCTTAACTTGCGTAGCGGAGAGAATGAACCTTTTTATTGGGAAAACAATAAGCTCGCAGCTCAGAGACTAGCGAAAATCATGTACAATAAAACAGATAGTGGAAGTTATGAACGTTTTAAGATCGTCCATATTTCGGATTCTCATTTATCCTCTTGGTCTCCGAGCAATAATTACGAGTTACCTATAAATCTACGACAATCCATCCAATTCGCCAATCAACAAGAACTGCGGATCAATGCGATAACCGCTACGGGTGATTTTATCTCTATTGATAAGAAAAAGAAGGCGAAAGAATATATGCACTCATTTATTCATTACCTTTATGATGAAAATCATGTCCCCACCTTTATTTGTACAGGAAATCATGATAGTAATTCCGAAGAAGAGATAGGCAGTACCTTCTTTTATAAAAACGAGATCAACGAAATATTATTCGCCAACAGTAATTATTCGAAGAATCGAAATAGTGCCGAGAATTATTACTATTCGGATGTAGCAAACCCTCAAGGAGGTACGATCCGTTTCATCGCCCTCGATATGTTAGACCAACCAGCATCCCAATATAATACTTTATCTTACGCATATTTCTCCCAGAAACAAATAGACTGGCTTATAAACACCGCATTAAAAAATGGCATGACAGACCATCATAGCGTCATTATCTTAACTCATTACCCATTTCAACGCCGTAGTGTAAATAACGATACCTATTTATGTGATGGGGATTATGTCCATTCGTGGAATATGATTCCCGAAATCATTGAAGCCTTTCGTACTCGTTCCTTATTAGAAAAAGTATATCCAAATCAATTCAACCTAGACCCCATCAATGTCAAAGCAGATTTCAGTGACCGCAAAGGAGAATTTGTCTGCTATCTAGGTGGACATATCCACTGCAACGCCTATTTTGACGTGACTGGATTAGAAAACGAAAGCACGGAACTCGTTCCACAAAAAATGATCCTTTGTACCAATCAAGCTCCAAGTGAAAAAGGCGTGGTATACAACAGGGTCATACGTGAAGAGGATAGCCTATCAAGTAACAGTTTTTGTATCTATGCTGTAGATACAAAAGAAAAGAAGATTTACATCACCTATTTCGGTGCCTATAAACCTTCTAATGATTGTAACTATCCGGAGATTCATACAATCTCGTATAATTAA
- a CDS encoding FeoB-associated Cys-rich membrane protein, giving the protein MWQDIAVCVIGISVIGYIAYKVYRMLTKPKSSDPCCGCSGCSLKKEFRMKE; this is encoded by the coding sequence ATGTGGCAAGATATAGCAGTTTGCGTTATTGGTATCTCGGTTATCGGATATATCGCATATAAGGTTTATCGAATGCTTACGAAACCGAAATCCAGTGATCCTTGCTGTGGGTGTAGTGGGTGTTCGTTGAAAAAAGAGTTTAGAATGAAGGAATAA